Proteins from a genomic interval of Chitinophagaceae bacterium:
- a CDS encoding 3'-5' exonuclease produces the protein MQDSILFLDIETVSEYESFDTLPEKWKDLWIHKCKLLDRDQKLSPESLYQERAGIYSEFAKIIVIGLGFFTYTEQKTRQLRVKALYDDGEKDVLAKFSQLLQNRFEENTYLCAHNGKEFDFPFLCRRMLLHSIPLPTCLQMQGKKPWEIKHIDTLDMWKFGDKKNFTSLDTLTTLFGIKTSKTDMDGSQVHSVYYKEKNIVGIAEYCMKDIVALAQVYLRLHNTEILEETDIIFV, from the coding sequence ATGCAAGATTCAATATTATTTTTAGATATAGAAACGGTATCAGAATACGAAAGCTTTGATACATTACCCGAGAAATGGAAAGATCTATGGATTCATAAATGTAAATTATTAGATAGAGACCAAAAGCTTTCTCCCGAATCATTATACCAAGAAAGAGCAGGAATATATTCAGAATTTGCAAAAATAATCGTTATAGGTCTTGGTTTTTTTACTTATACAGAACAGAAAACGAGGCAGCTACGAGTAAAAGCACTCTATGATGATGGAGAAAAAGATGTATTAGCAAAATTTTCTCAATTATTACAGAACAGATTTGAAGAAAATACCTATTTATGTGCCCATAATGGGAAAGAATTTGATTTTCCATTCCTCTGCCGAAGGATGCTATTACATTCTATTCCTTTACCAACTTGCTTGCAAATGCAAGGGAAAAAACCATGGGAAATAAAACATATAGATACTTTGGATATGTGGAAATTTGGAGATAAAAAAAACTTCACTTCCTTAGATACTCTCACTACTTTATTTGGTATAAAAACATCTAAAACAGATATGGACGGAAGTCAAGTACATAGTGTCTATTATAAAGAAAAAAATATAGTAGGTATAGCAGAATACTGTATGAAAGATATAGTTGCTTTAGCACAGGTATATCTCCGTCTCCATAATACAGAAATATTAGAGGAAACAGATATAATTTTTGTGTAA